The following proteins come from a genomic window of candidate division TA06 bacterium B3_TA06:
- the pruA gene encoding L-glutamate gamma-semialdehyde dehydrogenase has translation MVLPFKNEPYKNFSCEPCKKAQLEAIAALEKNYGKTYPAFIGGKEVAASETFASINPADKDKVIGLFQKADEKLAEQALQAALAAFEWWRFYDFRERANILLKAAHIARRRRFEINAGMILEEGKNWIEADVDTAEGIDFLEFYGREMLRLGPNQPVTPFLGENNELRYIPLGVGIIIPPWNFPWAILVGMSSAAIVTGNTIVLKPSSDSPYIGWLFTEIMREAGLPDGVLNYLSGPGAIAGEYLVKHPKTRFISFTGSKEVGLRIVENAAKKQEGQIWIKRVVAEMGGKDCILVDEEADLDAAVEGVAVSAYGFGGQKCSACSRAIIDEKVYDEFVKKLIPRIKEITVGETKDTANWMGPVINEKALKNTLAYIEIGKKEGELLCGGNVVEGNGFFLEPTVFGNVAWDARIAQEEIFAPVLAIVKCKDFDDGLRIVNSTEYGLTGSVYTNNRCKIAKAKRLFHVGNMYINRKCTGALVDVQPFGGFNMSGTDSKAGGRDYLLLFMQGKSIAERF, from the coding sequence ATGGTTCTTCCGTTCAAAAACGAGCCATACAAGAATTTTTCCTGCGAGCCGTGCAAGAAAGCCCAACTTGAAGCCATCGCAGCACTTGAGAAAAACTACGGCAAGACCTACCCGGCGTTCATCGGCGGTAAAGAGGTTGCCGCTTCCGAAACCTTTGCGTCCATCAACCCGGCAGACAAGGACAAGGTTATCGGCCTTTTCCAGAAGGCGGACGAAAAACTCGCCGAGCAGGCGCTTCAGGCAGCTTTGGCCGCGTTCGAGTGGTGGCGGTTCTACGACTTTCGCGAGCGCGCCAACATCCTTCTCAAGGCCGCGCACATCGCCCGGCGCCGCCGCTTCGAGATCAACGCGGGCATGATCCTTGAGGAGGGCAAGAACTGGATCGAGGCCGACGTGGACACAGCCGAAGGCATCGACTTTTTAGAGTTCTATGGCCGCGAGATGCTGCGGCTCGGCCCCAACCAGCCCGTAACACCTTTCCTTGGGGAAAATAACGAGCTTCGCTACATCCCCCTGGGCGTGGGCATCATCATCCCGCCCTGGAACTTCCCATGGGCGATACTCGTGGGCATGAGTTCGGCGGCTATCGTGACCGGCAACACCATAGTGCTCAAGCCCTCGTCGGATTCACCTTACATCGGCTGGCTCTTTACCGAGATCATGCGCGAGGCCGGTCTGCCCGATGGTGTATTAAACTACCTTAGCGGTCCGGGTGCGATCGCCGGCGAGTATCTGGTCAAGCATCCAAAGACCCGGTTCATCAGCTTCACCGGTTCCAAGGAAGTAGGCCTGCGAATCGTTGAGAACGCGGCCAAGAAACAGGAAGGCCAGATATGGATCAAGCGGGTAGTGGCCGAGATGGGCGGCAAGGACTGCATCCTGGTAGACGAAGAGGCCGATCTCGACGCCGCGGTGGAAGGCGTCGCCGTTTCCGCATACGGGTTCGGAGGCCAGAAATGCTCGGCCTGCTCCCGCGCCATCATTGACGAGAAGGTCTACGACGAGTTCGTCAAAAAGCTTATTCCACGTATCAAGGAGATCACGGTCGGGGAAACCAAGGACACCGCCAACTGGATGGGCCCGGTCATCAACGAGAAGGCTTTGAAGAACACGCTGGCATACATCGAGATCGGCAAGAAGGAAGGCGAACTGCTCTGCGGCGGTAATGTTGTCGAGGGCAACGGCTTCTTCCTCGAGCCGACCGTGTTCGGCAACGTTGCATGGGATGCCCGCATTGCCCAGGAGGAGATATTCGCTCCGGTGCTGGCCATCGTTAAATGTAAGGACTTTGACGACGGGTTGCGCATCGTCAACTCCACGGAATACGGTCTTACCGGATCAGTGTACACCAACAATCGCTGTAAGATCGCCAAGGCCAAGCGGCTGTTCCACGTGGGGAATATGTATATCAACCGCAAGTGCACCGGTGCTCTGGTTGACGTGCAGCCCTTCGGCGGGTTCAACATGTCCGGCACCGACTCCAAGGCCGGCGGCAGGGACTATCTGTTGCTGTTCATGCAGGGAAAATCGATCGCTGAACGTTTTTGA
- a CDS encoding cell surface protein, which yields MFDIEQLIAIFQKGGLVKRTLLLFLGLVLTIGILGCKEKVGEDDRLIWKYKIGALCKSCPAIDEEGTIYIGSGDNYLYAINTDGTLKQMWETSGCPASPVISLNKIIYVGCDDGDINAIQIGPPDPEDTLKPVSFYYHTNYKPGYDVSYSPAIGEDGTIYMVRYYYGDSYLYGSYEQLCRLGGYPTQSSPSIGSDGTIYIEKEYSFCAINKDGSLKWGYKLPKDETKYSSPSPAAIGADGTIYLGLGGSLYVLTRNGNLKWRYRTGYAINASPVIDKAGNIYVVSGTDCLLAITPRGNLKWRHEFEGYISTPVIGSEGTIYLVENRKNIIWFTTSFRIKALLHAINSNGSLKWTYNVRSECRHITRYSDTEISEPTIGSDGTLYFSFGKYLYAVKSDSKGLANSSWPRQGHDNQNTGRVNAP from the coding sequence TTGTTTGACATTGAACAATTAATCGCTATATTTCAGAAAGGAGGCTTAGTGAAAAGGACCCTGCTTTTATTTCTGGGATTAGTATTAACTATCGGAATCCTCGGATGCAAAGAGAAAGTTGGGGAGGACGATCGCCTAATATGGAAGTATAAGATTGGAGCGCTCTGCAAATCCTGCCCGGCAATAGACGAAGAAGGCACCATATACATAGGATCGGGAGATAATTACCTTTACGCGATAAACACAGATGGAACCCTCAAGCAGATGTGGGAAACCAGTGGCTGCCCAGCTTCACCGGTAATAAGTCTAAATAAAATCATATATGTCGGATGCGACGATGGGGATATTAATGCAATCCAAATAGGCCCACCCGATCCAGAAGATACCTTAAAACCCGTGAGTTTTTACTACCACACCAACTATAAACCCGGCTATGATGTCTCCTATTCGCCAGCCATTGGAGAAGACGGAACAATATACATGGTTCGGTATTATTACGGAGATTCTTATCTGTATGGTTCATACGAACAACTTTGTCGTTTAGGGGGCTATCCCACCCAATCTTCCCCAAGTATAGGTTCGGATGGCACAATCTATATTGAGAAGGAGTATAGCTTTTGTGCGATAAATAAAGATGGTAGTTTGAAGTGGGGATACAAATTGCCGAAAGACGAAACCAAATACAGCTCACCTTCTCCAGCGGCAATAGGTGCTGATGGCACAATCTATTTGGGATTAGGGGGCTCCCTCTATGTCCTTACCAGGAACGGCAACCTGAAATGGAGGTATAGAACCGGCTATGCAATCAATGCATCCCCTGTAATCGACAAAGCTGGGAATATCTATGTTGTTTCCGGGACTGACTGCCTCCTGGCTATCACTCCCAGAGGTAACCTCAAATGGAGGCATGAGTTTGAAGGATACATCTCCACTCCGGTGATTGGTTCGGAGGGTACCATTTACCTAGTAGAAAACAGGAAAAACATTATATGGTTTACCACATCCTTCCGCATCAAAGCTCTGCTTCACGCAATCAATTCCAATGGTAGTCTCAAATGGACATACAATGTTAGATCTGAGTGTCGACATATTACTAGATATTCCGACACGGAGATTAGCGAACCAACCATCGGCTCGGACGGCACCCTCTATTTCTCCTTTGGCAAATATCTATACGCAGTTAAGAGTGACTCAAAAGGTTTAGCCAATTCCTCTTGGCCAAGACAAGGACACGATAACCAGAATACCGGACGCGTAAACGCGCCTTAG
- a CDS encoding cell surface protein, with product MGLLLVIGSISCQQDIRLKWKLKLGPRCTPPAIAKDGTIYVACENGGLYAVNSSGEIIWQDTIYSARFKNLAIGENSRLYAGTKDNSIYAVTHHRKFNPEDTSQVGLPFYDTKDRYSHPAYLALAKDGTVFMAIYWRLIALDTSYYDFEPRWVFNSPELGRFECPPAIGMDGTIYLGSTDGKLYALNPDSTLKWEFETDDNISSSPVIGANGTLYLGSSDSCFYAVNPDGSLKWKFKTGSFIFSAAAIGEDGTIYFGSEDRHIYALSEGGKLKWRYKTDIWDFSSPVVGADGVIYIGPGEGCSLLRLISNFRLRGKPFIYAINPDGTLKWKYRVRSNISDPTLGADGTLYFTCSKHLYALQTASPGLASSPWPKFGADNQNTGRVQ from the coding sequence ATGGGATTGCTTCTTGTCATAGGCTCAATCTCATGCCAACAGGATATCAGATTAAAGTGGAAATTGAAGTTAGGTCCAAGATGCACCCCTCCGGCAATAGCTAAAGACGGCACCATATACGTGGCCTGCGAAAACGGAGGGCTATACGCTGTTAACTCAAGCGGTGAAATCATATGGCAGGATACTATTTATTCCGCGAGATTTAAAAATCTCGCGATTGGAGAGAACAGTAGACTGTATGCGGGAACAAAAGATAATTCAATATATGCTGTAACTCATCACAGAAAATTCAATCCCGAGGATACAAGCCAAGTTGGTTTACCGTTTTATGATACTAAAGATAGATATAGTCACCCTGCCTATCTCGCTCTCGCAAAAGATGGAACAGTATTCATGGCTATATATTGGAGACTTATTGCACTGGACACATCATACTATGATTTTGAACCAAGATGGGTTTTTAATTCCCCAGAACTGGGTCGTTTTGAATGCCCGCCGGCAATAGGAATGGATGGCACTATCTATTTAGGCTCAACTGACGGAAAGCTGTATGCGCTTAATCCTGACAGTACGCTCAAATGGGAATTTGAGACTGATGATAACATTTCCTCATCCCCTGTAATTGGTGCTAATGGTACATTATATCTAGGGTCTTCTGATAGCTGTTTCTATGCAGTAAATCCTGATGGAAGTCTAAAATGGAAGTTCAAAACAGGCAGTTTCATCTTCTCTGCAGCCGCAATAGGAGAAGATGGAACAATATACTTCGGTTCTGAAGACAGGCACATATATGCTTTAAGCGAAGGCGGGAAACTCAAGTGGCGTTATAAAACGGACATCTGGGATTTCTCATCCCCGGTAGTAGGTGCAGATGGTGTAATATATATAGGCCCCGGAGAGGGATGTTCTCTCTTGAGATTAATCAGTAACTTCCGCCTTAGGGGAAAACCATTTATCTATGCAATCAACCCTGATGGAACCCTTAAATGGAAATACAGAGTGAGATCGAACATAAGTGACCCGACACTAGGGGCGGACGGTACGCTCTATTTCACCTGTTCAAAACACCTTTATGCGCTCCAAACCGCTTCTCCAGGCCTTGCTTCCTCCCCCTGGCCCAAGTTCGGTGCCGATAACCAGAATACCGGACGCGTGCAGTAG